In one window of Mercurialis annua linkage group LG4, ddMerAnnu1.2, whole genome shotgun sequence DNA:
- the LOC126677719 gene encoding NDR1/HIN1-like protein 12, translated as MASDPSSYSRPPVTGYPQSQHQNGYPPPPATVYPPPYYYHNQPQPFYPNPRTTLLRRMVAAILVATVLFFTIFFICWLVLRPHRPQFRITSFSLSNFNLSHPQRLTADWNARFQVYNPNKKLKISYDQIVCSLLYRTEILSQTRVPPLYQDTKNLSFFDASFSALDTYVDDWVVKGINEDRSQRQAVSFNLRLAADVGFKVGSFRARRRYLRVLCDGVTVAISSGSTASANFTGASRECKVYA; from the coding sequence ATGGCTTCAGACCCATCCTCCTATTCCAGACCCCCAGTCACCGGCTACCCTCAATCACAACACCAAAACGGCTACCCACCACCTCCGGCCACCGTATACCCGCCTCCCTACTATTACCACAACCAACCCCAACCTTTCTACCCCAACCCTCGCACCACTCTCCTCCGCCGCATGGTCGCCGCTATCCTAGTCGCCACCGTTCTCTTCTTCACCATCTTCTTCATCTGCTGGCTCGTCCTCCGCCCCCACCGCCCCCAATTTCGCATCACTTCCTTCTCCCTCTCTAACTTCAACCTTTCCCACCCCCAGCGGCTCACCGCCGACTGGAACGCGCGGTTTCAGGTCTATAACCCTAACAAGAAGCTCAAAATCTCGTACGATCAGATTGTCTGCTCGCTTCTCTACAGAACCGAGATCTTGTCTCAGACACGTGTCCCTCCGTTGTATCAGGACACCAAGAATCTATCGTTTTTCGACGCGTCGTTCTCGGCGTTGGACACTTACGTCGACGACTGGGTGGTTAAGGGGATAAACGAGGACCGGTCGCAGCGGCAGGCGGTTTCGTTCAATCTGAGGTTGGCGGCTGATGTCGGGTTTAAAGTTGGGTCGTTTAGAGCCCGTCGCCGGTATCTTAGGGTTTTGTGCGACGGTGTTACTGTTGCTATTTCTTCTGGTTCTACTGCTTCTGCCAACTTCACTGGGGCTTCTAGAGAATGTAAGGTTTATGCCTGA